Proteins encoded within one genomic window of Triticum aestivum cultivar Chinese Spring chromosome 2D, IWGSC CS RefSeq v2.1, whole genome shotgun sequence:
- the LOC123052441 gene encoding probable mixed-linked glucan synthase 8 isoform X2, with product MLLSLIRLVAIVLFFVWRVRHPYADGMWLWWISMVGDLWFGVTWLLNQVAKLNPVKRVPNLALLEQQFDLPDGNSNLPCLDVFINTVDPINEPMIYTMNSIISILAADYPVDKHACYLSDDGGSIIHYDGLLETAKFAALWVPFCRKHSIEPRAPESYFSLNTRPYTGNAPQDFVNDRRHMCREYDEFKERLDALFTLIPKRSDVYNHAAAKEGAKATWMADGTQWPGTWIDPAENHKKGQHVGIVKVMLKHPSYEPELGLGASTNSPLDFSAVDVRLPMLVYISREKSPSCDHQKKAGAMNVQLRVSALLTNAPFIINFDGDHYVNNSKAFRAGICFMLDRREGDNTAFVQFPQRFDDVDPTDRYCNHNRVFFDATLLGLNGIQGPSYVGTGCMFRRVALYGVDPPRWRPDDVKIVDSSTKFGSSASFISSILPAADQERSIMSPPALEESVMADLAHVMTCAYEDGTEWGSDVGWVYNIATEDVVTGFRLHRNGWRSMYCRMEPDAFAGTAPINLTERLYQILRWSGGSLEMFFSRNCPLLAGRRLHPMQRIAYANMTAYPVSSVFLVFYLLFPVIWIFRGQFYIQKPFPTYVLYLVIVIALTELIGMVEIKWAGLTLLDWIRNEQFYIIGATAVYPTAVFHIVLKLFGLKGVSFKLTAKQVASSTSDKFAELYAVQWAPMLIPTMVVIAVNVCAIGASIGKAIVGGWSLMQMADAGLGLVFNAWILVLIYPFALGMIGRWSKRPYILFILFVIAFILIALVDIAIQAMRSGFVRFHFKSSGGATFPTSWGL from the exons AT GTTGCTGAGCTTGATCAGATTGGTTGCTATCGTCCTATTTTTCGTATGGCGTGTCAGACACCCATACGCTGATGGCATGTGGCTCTGGTGGATATCGATGGTTGGGGATCTTTGGTTTGGCGTCACTTGGTTGCTAAACCAAGTTGCAAAGCTCAATCCTGTCAAGCGTGTCCCCAACCTTGCCCTCTTGGAACAGCAGTTTGATCTCCCTGACGGCAACTCCAACCTTCCTTGCCTTGATGTCTTCATCAACACCGTTGATCCCATTAATGAACCTATGATATACACTATGAACTCCATCATATCCATCCTTGCTGCAGACTATCCAGTTGACAAGCATGCTTGCTACCTCTCAGATGATGGTGGGTCAATAATCCATTATGATGGTTTGCTTGAGACTGCAAAATTTGCTGCATTATGGGTTCCCTTTTGCCGAAAACATTCCATTGAGCCAAGGGCCCCTGAGAGCTATTTTTCTTTGAATACACGCCCATACACTGGAAATGCACCACAAGACTTTGTCAACGACCGCAGACACATGTGTAGAGAGTATGATGAGTTCAAGGAGCGGTTAGATGCACTTTTTACCCTTATTCCCAAGCGGTCAGATGTGTACAATCATGCTGCTGCCAAAGAAGGTGCAAAGGCAACTTGGATGGCAGATGGGACACAGTGGCCAGGCACATGGATTGACCCAGCTGAAAACCATAAGAAAGGACAACATGTTGGAATCGTTAAG GTTATGTTGAAACATCCAAGTTATGAACCAGAACTTGGTCTAGGAGCAAGCACCAACAGTCCTCTAGACTTCAGTGCGGTTGATGTGCGCCTCCCAATGCTTGTTTACATCTCCCGTGAGAAGAGTCCAAGCTGTGATCATCAAAAGAAGGCAGGTGCCATGAACGTACAGTTGCGAGTCTCTGCCCTCCTGACCAATGCTCCCTTCATCATCAACTTTGATGGTGACCACTACGTCAACAACTCGAAAGCCTTCCGTGCTGGCATATGTTTCATGCTCGATCGCCGTGAAGGTGACAATACTGCCTTTGTCCAGTTTCCTCAACGCTTCGATGATGTTGATCCCACAGATAGGTACTGCAATCACAATCGTGTCTTCTTTGACGCCACCTTGCTCGGCCTCAATGGCATCCAAGGGCCGTCTTATGTTGGCACTGGTTGCATGTTCCGCCGTGTCGCACTTTACGGTGTTGACCCACCTCGCTGGAGACCTGATGACGTCAAGATCGTGGACAGCTCCACCAAGTTTGGCAGTTCAGCGTCATTCATCAGCTCAATACTGCCAGCAGCAGACCAAGAACGCTCCATCATGTCGCCGCCGGCACTTGAAGAGTCTGTCATGGCTGACTTAGCTCATGTCATGACATGTGCATATGAGGACGGGACTGAATGGGGCAGCGACGTTGGTTGGGTGTACAACATTGCAACCGAGGATGTGGTGACCGGCTTCCGGCTGCACCGGAATGGGTGGCGATCCATGTACTGCCGCATGGAGCCAGATGCATTCGCCGGCACCGCGCCAATCAACCTCACTGAGCGGCTCTACCAGATCTTGCGCTGGTCGGGGGGCTCCCTTGAGATGTTCTTCTCGCGCAACTGCCCACTCCTGGCTGGTCGCCGCCTCCACCCAATGCAGAGAATTGCCTATGCCAACATGACAGCCTACCCAGTTTCATCTGTCTTTCTTGTGTTCTATCTCCTCTTCCCGGTGATATGGATCTTCCGTGGGCAATTCTACATACAGAAGCCATTTCCCACATATGTATTGTACCTCGTCATCGTCATTGCCCTGACCGAGTTAATCGGTATGGTTGAGATCAAGTGGGCTGGGCTCACGCTGCTGGACTGGATCCGCAACGAGCAGTTCTACATTATTGGTGCAACAGCCGTGTACCCTACAGCAGTATTTCACATAGTGCTGAAGTTGTTTGGCCTGAAGGGTGTTTCCTTCAAGCTTACGGCGAAACAGGTAGCAAGCAGTACCAGCGACAAGTTTGCTGAACTGTATGCCGTGCAGTGGGCTCCGATGCTGATCCCTACCATGGTGGTGATAGCGGTGAATGTTTGTGCCATTGGCGCGTCGATAGGCAAGGCGATAGTGGGAGGATGGTCACTGATGCAGATGGCAGATGCAGGACTTGGGCTGGTGTTCAACGCGTGGATTCTGGTGCTGATCTACCCGTTTGCACTGGGCATGATTGGACGGTGGAGCAAGAGGCCCTACATCCTGTTCATTCTGTTTGTCATTGCGTTTATTTTGATCGCGTTGGTGGATATCGCCATCCAGGCCATGCGCTCTGGGTTTGTTCGGTTCCACTTCAAAAGCTCTGGTGGCGCCACTTTTCCCACAAGCTGGGGTTTGTAA
- the LOC123052441 gene encoding probable mixed-linked glucan synthase 8 isoform X1 — MGSLAAADGAGHASNGAGVADQALALENGTGNGHKAGVADRETPVLQANGGSKVAKKISPKDKYWVAADEGEMAAAIADGGEDGRRPLLYRTFKVKGILLHPYRLLSLIRLVAIVLFFVWRVRHPYADGMWLWWISMVGDLWFGVTWLLNQVAKLNPVKRVPNLALLEQQFDLPDGNSNLPCLDVFINTVDPINEPMIYTMNSIISILAADYPVDKHACYLSDDGGSIIHYDGLLETAKFAALWVPFCRKHSIEPRAPESYFSLNTRPYTGNAPQDFVNDRRHMCREYDEFKERLDALFTLIPKRSDVYNHAAAKEGAKATWMADGTQWPGTWIDPAENHKKGQHVGIVKVMLKHPSYEPELGLGASTNSPLDFSAVDVRLPMLVYISREKSPSCDHQKKAGAMNVQLRVSALLTNAPFIINFDGDHYVNNSKAFRAGICFMLDRREGDNTAFVQFPQRFDDVDPTDRYCNHNRVFFDATLLGLNGIQGPSYVGTGCMFRRVALYGVDPPRWRPDDVKIVDSSTKFGSSASFISSILPAADQERSIMSPPALEESVMADLAHVMTCAYEDGTEWGSDVGWVYNIATEDVVTGFRLHRNGWRSMYCRMEPDAFAGTAPINLTERLYQILRWSGGSLEMFFSRNCPLLAGRRLHPMQRIAYANMTAYPVSSVFLVFYLLFPVIWIFRGQFYIQKPFPTYVLYLVIVIALTELIGMVEIKWAGLTLLDWIRNEQFYIIGATAVYPTAVFHIVLKLFGLKGVSFKLTAKQVASSTSDKFAELYAVQWAPMLIPTMVVIAVNVCAIGASIGKAIVGGWSLMQMADAGLGLVFNAWILVLIYPFALGMIGRWSKRPYILFILFVIAFILIALVDIAIQAMRSGFVRFHFKSSGGATFPTSWGL; from the exons ATGGGTTCTTTGGCGGCAGCCGACGGGGCCGGTCATGCGAGCAATGGCGCCGGCGTCGCGGACCAGGCGCTGGCGCTCGAGAACGGCACCGGCAATGGGCACAAGGCCGGCGTCGCCGACAGAGAGACGCCAGTACTGCAGGCGAACGGCGGCAGCAAGGTGGCGAAGAAGATCAGCCCGAAGGACAAGTACTGGGTGGCCGCCGACGAGGGGGAGATGGCGGCGGCCATAGCGGACGGCGGCGAGGACGGCCGGCGGCCGCTGCTGTACCGGACGTTCAAAGTCAAGGGCATCCTCCTGCATCCCTACAG GTTGCTGAGCTTGATCAGATTGGTTGCTATCGTCCTATTTTTCGTATGGCGTGTCAGACACCCATACGCTGATGGCATGTGGCTCTGGTGGATATCGATGGTTGGGGATCTTTGGTTTGGCGTCACTTGGTTGCTAAACCAAGTTGCAAAGCTCAATCCTGTCAAGCGTGTCCCCAACCTTGCCCTCTTGGAACAGCAGTTTGATCTCCCTGACGGCAACTCCAACCTTCCTTGCCTTGATGTCTTCATCAACACCGTTGATCCCATTAATGAACCTATGATATACACTATGAACTCCATCATATCCATCCTTGCTGCAGACTATCCAGTTGACAAGCATGCTTGCTACCTCTCAGATGATGGTGGGTCAATAATCCATTATGATGGTTTGCTTGAGACTGCAAAATTTGCTGCATTATGGGTTCCCTTTTGCCGAAAACATTCCATTGAGCCAAGGGCCCCTGAGAGCTATTTTTCTTTGAATACACGCCCATACACTGGAAATGCACCACAAGACTTTGTCAACGACCGCAGACACATGTGTAGAGAGTATGATGAGTTCAAGGAGCGGTTAGATGCACTTTTTACCCTTATTCCCAAGCGGTCAGATGTGTACAATCATGCTGCTGCCAAAGAAGGTGCAAAGGCAACTTGGATGGCAGATGGGACACAGTGGCCAGGCACATGGATTGACCCAGCTGAAAACCATAAGAAAGGACAACATGTTGGAATCGTTAAG GTTATGTTGAAACATCCAAGTTATGAACCAGAACTTGGTCTAGGAGCAAGCACCAACAGTCCTCTAGACTTCAGTGCGGTTGATGTGCGCCTCCCAATGCTTGTTTACATCTCCCGTGAGAAGAGTCCAAGCTGTGATCATCAAAAGAAGGCAGGTGCCATGAACGTACAGTTGCGAGTCTCTGCCCTCCTGACCAATGCTCCCTTCATCATCAACTTTGATGGTGACCACTACGTCAACAACTCGAAAGCCTTCCGTGCTGGCATATGTTTCATGCTCGATCGCCGTGAAGGTGACAATACTGCCTTTGTCCAGTTTCCTCAACGCTTCGATGATGTTGATCCCACAGATAGGTACTGCAATCACAATCGTGTCTTCTTTGACGCCACCTTGCTCGGCCTCAATGGCATCCAAGGGCCGTCTTATGTTGGCACTGGTTGCATGTTCCGCCGTGTCGCACTTTACGGTGTTGACCCACCTCGCTGGAGACCTGATGACGTCAAGATCGTGGACAGCTCCACCAAGTTTGGCAGTTCAGCGTCATTCATCAGCTCAATACTGCCAGCAGCAGACCAAGAACGCTCCATCATGTCGCCGCCGGCACTTGAAGAGTCTGTCATGGCTGACTTAGCTCATGTCATGACATGTGCATATGAGGACGGGACTGAATGGGGCAGCGACGTTGGTTGGGTGTACAACATTGCAACCGAGGATGTGGTGACCGGCTTCCGGCTGCACCGGAATGGGTGGCGATCCATGTACTGCCGCATGGAGCCAGATGCATTCGCCGGCACCGCGCCAATCAACCTCACTGAGCGGCTCTACCAGATCTTGCGCTGGTCGGGGGGCTCCCTTGAGATGTTCTTCTCGCGCAACTGCCCACTCCTGGCTGGTCGCCGCCTCCACCCAATGCAGAGAATTGCCTATGCCAACATGACAGCCTACCCAGTTTCATCTGTCTTTCTTGTGTTCTATCTCCTCTTCCCGGTGATATGGATCTTCCGTGGGCAATTCTACATACAGAAGCCATTTCCCACATATGTATTGTACCTCGTCATCGTCATTGCCCTGACCGAGTTAATCGGTATGGTTGAGATCAAGTGGGCTGGGCTCACGCTGCTGGACTGGATCCGCAACGAGCAGTTCTACATTATTGGTGCAACAGCCGTGTACCCTACAGCAGTATTTCACATAGTGCTGAAGTTGTTTGGCCTGAAGGGTGTTTCCTTCAAGCTTACGGCGAAACAGGTAGCAAGCAGTACCAGCGACAAGTTTGCTGAACTGTATGCCGTGCAGTGGGCTCCGATGCTGATCCCTACCATGGTGGTGATAGCGGTGAATGTTTGTGCCATTGGCGCGTCGATAGGCAAGGCGATAGTGGGAGGATGGTCACTGATGCAGATGGCAGATGCAGGACTTGGGCTGGTGTTCAACGCGTGGATTCTGGTGCTGATCTACCCGTTTGCACTGGGCATGATTGGACGGTGGAGCAAGAGGCCCTACATCCTGTTCATTCTGTTTGTCATTGCGTTTATTTTGATCGCGTTGGTGGATATCGCCATCCAGGCCATGCGCTCTGGGTTTGTTCGGTTCCACTTCAAAAGCTCTGGTGGCGCCACTTTTCCCACAAGCTGGGGTTTGTAA